In Deinococcus maricopensis DSM 21211, the sequence CGTCGTCGGCGTACTCGGCGGCGACGAACATCCGCACGCCCAGGCCGACCTGCGGCGCGGCGAGGCCAACACCGTGCGCGTCGTACATGGTTTCCAGCATCGTCCGCGCGACCTGCGCGAGCGCGGCGGGCGCGAAGCCGGGAATGGTCAGCGGCGCCTGCAGGTCCTCGATGGCGCGCGCCTTCTTGCGCAGGATCGGGTCGCCGTACAGGCGGATCGGGTACACGTTCGGGGAAGGGGTGCTCGGCACAATGCCTCAGTTTACCGCGCGCTTCCGGCGCCGTTCCGGCGTCCGCCTCGTTACTTCCGGCGGACGTCGAGCGTGACGGTCACGGTGTCGAGGGCGCGCACGCCGTCGGGCAGCGTGAGGTTCGCGCGCACGCGGTTGCGTCCGGGCGCGTACGTGAGGCGCGCCGGGACTTCCGTGAGGTCAGCGAGCACGCCGGGCGGGCCGACAAGGCGCACGCTCGTGGGCGTGACGGTCGCGCTCGCCACCGTGAGCGTCGCGGGCGGGTCGGGCAGGGTGACGCGGGCGGTGCGGACCGGGAGGGTGCCGGTGTCCACGCGGCTCACCGTGACGCTCGCCGGAATGAGGCGCAGGTCCGTGACCGGGCGGTCGTTCGCGTCGAGGGCGAGCAGGCGCGCCTCGGTGTCCGCGCCGGGCGCGACGGTGATGGGCAGCGTGATGACGCGCCTGACTTCCTCCACGTTGCGCTGCGGGCCGCGCACCTGCACGCTCGACGGCGTCAGGGTGTAGCGCGGCAGGGCGTTGCCGGTGCCGCCGCTCACGGCGAGGCTGACCGGCATGGTCCGGGTGATTTCGGCGTCCACGAACCCGCTGACGCTTTCGGGCGCGTAGCGGTTGATGCGCACGTCGTCGGGTGCGGTAACGCGGACGGTGCGCGTGAAGGTCCCTTCGGCCGCGCCGGTCACGTCGATGCTGGCGCGCACGGCGTCGTCCGGCAGGCTCGTGAGGCGCGTGCGGGGTCCACTGACCGTGACGCGGATCGTCTGCGTGGCGAGGCCGCTCACGCCGCGTCGACCCGCGCCGGTCGTCTCGTCGCGGACGACCAGGGGGACGTTCAGGCTGCGTTCGGTGATGGCGCGCCGGTCGGCGGTCGCCACGAACCACACGGCGGTCGCCGCGAGCAGCGCGAGGAATTTCGCGCCGCCGTTGTGGGTGGTGCGCGTCAGGAGGCGGCGCAGCAGGGTCAGGGGCGTCATGCGTTCTCCTCGAACACCAGTTCGCGCAGGCGCTCACGCAGCTCGGTGGCGTTCAGGTCCGGGCTGAGGCGGCCCTGCAGGGCGAGACGCATGCTGCCGCGCTCCTCGCTGACGACCAGTACGACGGCGTCCGTGAGTTCCGACAGGCCGATGGCGGCGCGGTGGCGGGTGCCGTAGCGGCGGTACGTGCCGTCGCTGCCCTGCAGGGGGAACAGGCACGCGGCGGCGAGGACGCGTCCGCCCTGGACGATGACGCCGCCGTCGTGCAGCGGGGCGTTGCGGGCGAACAGCGCCTCGATGAACGGGGTGCTGACGCGCGCGTCGAGGGGCACGCCGGTCTGGGCGTACTCGCCGAGTGGCGTGCGCCGCTCGATGGCGATAAGCGCGCCCGTTTTGCGTTCGGCCATGCGTTCCATGGCGCGGGCGATGTCCTGCAGGGCGGCGCCCCCTTCGCGTTCGCGGCTGCGGGGGCGACCGAGGCGTTCGAGGGCGGCGCGCAGTTCCGGCTGGAACACGACGATCAGCGCGAACAGGCCCACGGTGGCGGCGCGGCCCAGCAGGTAGTTGAGGGTCGTGAGGTCCAGCAGGTTCGACAGGAGCCAGAACCCGAGGAAGATCACGACGCCGCGCAGCACGTTGACCGCGCGCGTACCGCTGATGAGCTGGTAG encodes:
- a CDS encoding CdaR family protein, whose product is MTPLTLLRRLLTRTTHNGGAKFLALLAATAVWFVATADRRAITERSLNVPLVVRDETTGAGRRGVSGLATQTIRVTVSGPRTRLTSLPDDAVRASIDVTGAAEGTFTRTVRVTAPDDVRINRYAPESVSGFVDAEITRTMPVSLAVSGGTGNALPRYTLTPSSVQVRGPQRNVEEVRRVITLPITVAPGADTEARLLALDANDRPVTDLRLIPASVTVSRVDTGTLPVRTARVTLPDPPATLTVASATVTPTSVRLVGPPGVLADLTEVPARLTYAPGRNRVRANLTLPDGVRALDTVTVTLDVRRK
- the cdaA gene encoding diadenylate cyclase CdaA; this encodes MNWSAGALGAKDLIDILLVATLIYQGYQLISGTRAVNVLRGVVIFLGFWLLSNLLDLTTLNYLLGRAATVGLFALIVVFQPELRAALERLGRPRSREREGGAALQDIARAMERMAERKTGALIAIERRTPLGEYAQTGVPLDARVSTPFIEALFARNAPLHDGGVIVQGGRVLAAACLFPLQGSDGTYRRYGTRHRAAIGLSELTDAVVLVVSEERGSMRLALQGRLSPDLNATELRERLRELVFEENA